In Erigeron canadensis isolate Cc75 chromosome 1, C_canadensis_v1, whole genome shotgun sequence, a single window of DNA contains:
- the LOC122593607 gene encoding metallothionein-like protein 4B has protein sequence MADMRGSGVICDERCGCPSPCPGGVQCRCKSGGMQTSGGATEEHKKCSCGQHCGCNPCTCSKATASSGGVGKAFCKCDDGCACVTCSS, from the exons ATGGCGGACATGAGAGGAAGTGGTGTTATATGTGATGAGAGGTGTGGTTGTCCTTCGCCTTGCCCTGGCGGAGTTCAATGCAG GTGCAAAAGCGGGGGTATGCAGACCAGCGGTGGTGCAACGGAGGAGCACAAGAAATGTTCATGTGGCCAACATTGTGGATGCAACCCGTGCACTTGCTCGAAAGCCACGGCGTCATCCGGTGGCGTAGGGAAGGCCTTTTGCAAGTGTGATGATGGTTGTGCATGTGTCACTTGTTCATCTTAG